A genomic region of Venturia canescens isolate UGA chromosome 9, ASM1945775v1, whole genome shotgun sequence contains the following coding sequences:
- the LOC122416094 gene encoding pancreatic triacylglycerol lipase-like — MSMGYHIFGICSALIGASSFNLPRDSPYIIHRNKTSISYKWEWIPPNIEISKEMSASQGNQSEKLEALERTDGQIEKLAQDHISFYLYTKKNPLNPQVLTINSLQSLRNSYFEGGKSTVFITHGWINNANVASCTAVRDAYLAGSETVNVIVVDWSSFSVSLYHWSVEKVETVGTQIARMIDYLRVNANLRLSMTTLVGHSLGAHVMGVAGRKANGVINQIFGLDPARPMFEDSNNKIRLSSNAARNVQVIHTNGNQCGLLEPLGHADFYPNGGTSQPGCAVFDLLSNGACSHGRAFYYFAESLNSRVGFKSVRCRRGENVYEGQCRGKVGIMGGRSNLIPYVGLFYLKTGDVSPYAYKLRFKKQ, encoded by the exons ATGTCGATGGGTTATCACATCTTCGGCATTTGCTCCG CATTGATCGGCGCTTCGAGTTTCAACTTGCCGAGGGACAGTCCTTACATCATTCATAGAAATAAGACGAGTATTTCTTACAAGTGGGAATGGATTCCTCCGaatatcgaaatttcaaaagaaatgAGCGCGTCGCAAGGAAATCAGTCTGAAAAACTGGAAGCACTCGAACGCACGGATGGACAAATCGAAAAACTAGCTCAAGATCATATTTCGTTTTATCTTTACACCAAAAAAAATCCGCTCAATCCACAAGTGCTCACAATCAATTCATTACAATCTTTGCGTAATAGTTACTTCGAAGGTGGCAAATCAACGGTTTTCATAACGCATGGATGGATCAATAATGCCAACGTTGCGTCTTGTACGGCCGTCCGTGACG CTTATTTGGCCGGTTCGGAGACGGTAAACGTGATAGTGGTGGATTGGAGCTCGTTCAGTGTATCGCTTTACCACTGGTCGGTGGAAAAGGTGGAAACTGTTGGAACCCAAATAGCACGAATGATCGATTACTTGAGAGTAAATGCTAATTTAAGACTCAGTATGACAACACTCGTCGGTCACTCGCTAGGTGCCCACGTAATGGGAGTTGCTGGGAGAAAAGCAAACGGCGTGATCAACCAAATTTTCG GTTTGGATCCGGCTCGTCCAATGTTCGAAGACTCGAACAACAAGATACGGTTATCAAGCAACGCTGCGAGAAACGTGCAAGTTATTCACACGAATGGGAACCAATGCGGTTTATTGGAACCGCTCGGTCACGCGGACTTTTACCCCAATGGAGGTACGAGCCAGCCGGGATGTGCCGTCTTCGATCTTTTATCAAACGGCGCTTGTTCTCATGGGCGAGCTTTTTACTATTTCGCGGAGTCGCTCAATTCTCGAGTGGGTTTTAAAAGCGTGAGATGCAGGCGCGGAGAAAATGTGTACGAAGGTCAATGCCGAGGAAAAGTTGGCATCATGGGAGGCCGCTCGAATCTCATCCCCTATGTTGGACTTTTTTACCTCAAAACCGGTGACGTTTCGCCTTACGCGTACAAGTTGCGatttaaaaaacaataa
- the LOC122416098 gene encoding pancreatic triacylglycerol lipase-like produces MSKKSPPYTDINDHSNSHTEEEVLPDNEIAREISASQESQPEKAETLEYTDGQIENGDEDHVLFYLYTKKNPLNPQMLAINSLQCLRNSNFEGGKSTVFITHGWMRSGNGVSCMTIRNAYLAGSEAVNVIVVDWSSFSVSLYHWSVEKVEMVGTQIARMIDYLRVNANLKLSMTTLVGHSLGAHVMGVAGRKANGVINQIFGLDPARPWFKDPNNTIRLSSDAARNVQVIHTNGNQWGLMEPLGHADFYPNGGRRQPGCAAADFFSHGACSHRRAFLLFAESLNSPVGFKGVRCGPDENSLKGECRGNVGIMGGRSNWIHKNGLFYLKTGKTPPYAYTLQIPRN; encoded by the exons ATGTCAAAGAAAAGTCCTCCCTACACTGATATAAATGACCACAGCAATTCTCACACCGAGGAAGAGGTTCTTCCGGATAACGAAATTGCAAGAGAAATAAGCGCGTCCCAAGAAAGTCAGCCCGAAAAAGCTGAAACACTCGAATACACGGATGGACAAATCGAAAACGGTGATGAAGATCATGTTTTGTTTTATCTTTACACCAAAAAAAATCCGCTCAATCCACAAATGCTCGCAATCAATTCATTACAATGCTTGCGGAATAGCAATTTCGAAGGGGGTAAATCAACGGTTTTCATAACTCATGGATGGATGAGGTCTGGCAACGGTGTATCTTGTATGACCATCCGTAATG CTTATTTAGCCGGTTCGGAGGCGGTAAACGTGATAGTGGTGGATTGGAGCTCGTTCAGTGTATCGCTTTACCACTGGTCGGTGGAAAAGGTGGAAATGGTTGGAACCCAAATAGCTCGGATGATCGATTACTTGCGAGTAAATGCCAATTTAAAACTCAGTATGACAACACTCGTCGGTCACTCGTTAGGTGCCCACGTAATGGGAGTTGCTGGGAGAAAAGCAAACGGCGTGATCAATCAAATTTTCG GTTTGGATCCGGCTCGTCCATGGTTCAAAGACCCGAACAACACGATTCGGTTATCAAGCGACGCTGCGAGAAACGTGCAAGTTATTCACACGAATGGAAACCAATGGGGTTTAATGGAACCGCTCGGTCACGCGGATTTTTACCCCAATGGAGGCAGGAGACAGCCAGGCTGTGCCGCcgccgattttttttcacacggcGCTTGTTCACACAGGCGAGCTTTTCTCCTCTTCGCGGAGTCGCTCAATTCTCCAGTGGGTTTCAAAGGCGTGAGATGCGGGCcggatgaaaattcattgaaaggCGAATGTCGAGGAAACGTTGGCATCATGGGAGGCCGTTCGAATTGGATACACAAAAACGGACTCTTTTATCTCAAAACGGGTAAAACTCCGCCTTACGCATACACGTTGCAAATTccaagaaattaa
- the LOC122416095 gene encoding tumor protein D54 isoform X3 translates to MSTLPTGLDEDEGVLFGEDASLHTGGSLSPSADNAANELQGLTLEEQERQKAEWAAELAKVEEEIQTLRHVLASKVGVSYALKRKLGITVWRELSDDVNQGLRTVKESQVYQNVGAKLGRVTKAVSENSLFQKTESVFKNTAEVTTSILGGLGSGISMKLGQMRNSDSFRSLEERVGSAYENVKTKVVPSRSNSTQSFDEALREAEASRRASAAPMATSPTIPEDKLLS, encoded by the exons ATGAGTACCCTACCAACAG GATTAGACGAAGACGAAGGTGTTCTTTTCG GTGAGGATGCCTCGCTCCACACAGGTGGCTCCCTCTCGCCATCAGCTGACAACGCTGCTAATGAACTTCAGGGCCTTACGCTCGAGGAACAGGAACGCCAGAAAGCTGAATGGGCTGCCGAACTTGCCAAG GTCGAAGAAGAAATTCAAACATTGAGACACGTTCTTGCGAGCAAAGTCGGAGTTTCTTACGCTCTCAAACGGAAATTGGGAATTACCGTTTGGAGAGAGCTTTCAGACGACGTTAATCAGGGCCTCCGTACAGTGAAGGAGAGCCAGGT TTATCAGAACGTGGGTGCAAAACTCGGTCGGGTCACCAAGGCAGTCTCCGAGAACAGTTT ATTCCAAAAAACCGAATCAGTCTTCAAGAATACAGCTGAAGTTACGACCAGCATTCTCGGAGGCTTGGGCAGCGGCATTTCCATGAAACTCGGCCAGATGCGCAATTCTGACAGCTTCCGTTCTCTCGAGGAACGTGTCGGCTCTGCTTACGAGAATGTCAAG ACAAAAGTCGTGCCCTCAAGGTCAAATTCAACTCAGAGTTTCGACGAAGCGTTGCGAGAAGCCGAAGCATCGAGACGAGCATCAGCAGCACCAATGGCGACGAGCCCGACCATTCCCGAGGACAAACTTCTGTCTTAG
- the LOC122416095 gene encoding uncharacterized protein isoform X1 has protein sequence MKEDASHEKSSSPTRETRKKICNEHGEDCPSENEREFESLEYEEDVYYANLAATPSFDDIDELSGSEEIIVHCWRDSNGELDEIVVDETDLRIDDDFNSSSQGGNAKNNRRKKKSIRLVFQEFSKPYLAKISSSNNYKRFVELMKGEDASLHTGGSLSPSADNAANELQGLTLEEQERQKAEWAAELAKVEEEIQTLRHVLASKVGVSYALKRKLGITVWRELSDDVNQGLRTVKESQVYQNVGAKLGRVTKAVSENSLFQKTESVFKNTAEVTTSILGGLGSGISMKLGQMRNSDSFRSLEERVGSAYENVKTKVVPSRSNSTQSFDEALREAEASRRASAAPMATSPTIPEDKLLS, from the exons atgaaaGAGGATGCGAGTCACGAAAAATCGTCGTCACCGACGAGAGAAacgcgaaagaaaatttgcaaCGAGCACGGTGAGGACTGTCCGAGCGAGAACGAACGAGAATTCGAATCCCTCGAGTACGAGGAGGATGTTTACTACGCGAATTTAGCGGCGACCCCGAGCTTCGATGACATCGACGAGCTCAGTGGCAGCGAGGAAATAATAGTGCACTGCTGGCGCGATTCGAACGGCGAGCTCGACGAGATCGTCGTCGACGAAACCGACTTACGTATCGACGACGATTTTAACTCCTCTTCGCAAGGAGGCAACGCGAAAAATaaccgaagaaaaaagaagtccATTCGTCTAGTTTTTCAAGAATTCTCCAAACCTTATCTCGCGAAAATTAGCAGCAGCAATAATTACAAACGATTCGTCGAACTCATGAAAG GTGAGGATGCCTCGCTCCACACAGGTGGCTCCCTCTCGCCATCAGCTGACAACGCTGCTAATGAACTTCAGGGCCTTACGCTCGAGGAACAGGAACGCCAGAAAGCTGAATGGGCTGCCGAACTTGCCAAG GTCGAAGAAGAAATTCAAACATTGAGACACGTTCTTGCGAGCAAAGTCGGAGTTTCTTACGCTCTCAAACGGAAATTGGGAATTACCGTTTGGAGAGAGCTTTCAGACGACGTTAATCAGGGCCTCCGTACAGTGAAGGAGAGCCAGGT TTATCAGAACGTGGGTGCAAAACTCGGTCGGGTCACCAAGGCAGTCTCCGAGAACAGTTT ATTCCAAAAAACCGAATCAGTCTTCAAGAATACAGCTGAAGTTACGACCAGCATTCTCGGAGGCTTGGGCAGCGGCATTTCCATGAAACTCGGCCAGATGCGCAATTCTGACAGCTTCCGTTCTCTCGAGGAACGTGTCGGCTCTGCTTACGAGAATGTCAAG ACAAAAGTCGTGCCCTCAAGGTCAAATTCAACTCAGAGTTTCGACGAAGCGTTGCGAGAAGCCGAAGCATCGAGACGAGCATCAGCAGCACCAATGGCGACGAGCCCGACCATTCCCGAGGACAAACTTCTGTCTTAG
- the LOC122416095 gene encoding tumor protein D54 isoform X4 translates to MSTLPTGEDASLHTGGSLSPSADNAANELQGLTLEEQERQKAEWAAELAKVEEEIQTLRHVLASKVGVSYALKRKLGITVWRELSDDVNQGLRTVKESQVYQNVGAKLGRVTKAVSENSLFQKTESVFKNTAEVTTSILGGLGSGISMKLGQMRNSDSFRSLEERVGSAYENVKTKVVPSRSNSTQSFDEALREAEASRRASAAPMATSPTIPEDKLLS, encoded by the exons ATGAGTACCCTACCAACAG GTGAGGATGCCTCGCTCCACACAGGTGGCTCCCTCTCGCCATCAGCTGACAACGCTGCTAATGAACTTCAGGGCCTTACGCTCGAGGAACAGGAACGCCAGAAAGCTGAATGGGCTGCCGAACTTGCCAAG GTCGAAGAAGAAATTCAAACATTGAGACACGTTCTTGCGAGCAAAGTCGGAGTTTCTTACGCTCTCAAACGGAAATTGGGAATTACCGTTTGGAGAGAGCTTTCAGACGACGTTAATCAGGGCCTCCGTACAGTGAAGGAGAGCCAGGT TTATCAGAACGTGGGTGCAAAACTCGGTCGGGTCACCAAGGCAGTCTCCGAGAACAGTTT ATTCCAAAAAACCGAATCAGTCTTCAAGAATACAGCTGAAGTTACGACCAGCATTCTCGGAGGCTTGGGCAGCGGCATTTCCATGAAACTCGGCCAGATGCGCAATTCTGACAGCTTCCGTTCTCTCGAGGAACGTGTCGGCTCTGCTTACGAGAATGTCAAG ACAAAAGTCGTGCCCTCAAGGTCAAATTCAACTCAGAGTTTCGACGAAGCGTTGCGAGAAGCCGAAGCATCGAGACGAGCATCAGCAGCACCAATGGCGACGAGCCCGACCATTCCCGAGGACAAACTTCTGTCTTAG
- the LOC122416095 gene encoding tumor protein D52 isoform X2: MKEDASHEKSSSPTRETRKKICNEHGEDCPSENEREFESLEYEEDVYYANLAATPSFDDIDELSGSEEIIVHCWRDSNGELDEIVVDETDLRIDDDFNSSSQGGNAKNNRRKKKSIRLVFQEFSKPYLAKISSSNNYKRFVELMKGEDASLHTGGSLSPSADNAANELQGLTLEEQERQKAEWAAELAKVEEEIQTLRHVLASKVGVSYALKRKLGITVWRELSDDVNQGLRTVKESQVFQKTESVFKNTAEVTTSILGGLGSGISMKLGQMRNSDSFRSLEERVGSAYENVKTKVVPSRSNSTQSFDEALREAEASRRASAAPMATSPTIPEDKLLS, encoded by the exons atgaaaGAGGATGCGAGTCACGAAAAATCGTCGTCACCGACGAGAGAAacgcgaaagaaaatttgcaaCGAGCACGGTGAGGACTGTCCGAGCGAGAACGAACGAGAATTCGAATCCCTCGAGTACGAGGAGGATGTTTACTACGCGAATTTAGCGGCGACCCCGAGCTTCGATGACATCGACGAGCTCAGTGGCAGCGAGGAAATAATAGTGCACTGCTGGCGCGATTCGAACGGCGAGCTCGACGAGATCGTCGTCGACGAAACCGACTTACGTATCGACGACGATTTTAACTCCTCTTCGCAAGGAGGCAACGCGAAAAATaaccgaagaaaaaagaagtccATTCGTCTAGTTTTTCAAGAATTCTCCAAACCTTATCTCGCGAAAATTAGCAGCAGCAATAATTACAAACGATTCGTCGAACTCATGAAAG GTGAGGATGCCTCGCTCCACACAGGTGGCTCCCTCTCGCCATCAGCTGACAACGCTGCTAATGAACTTCAGGGCCTTACGCTCGAGGAACAGGAACGCCAGAAAGCTGAATGGGCTGCCGAACTTGCCAAG GTCGAAGAAGAAATTCAAACATTGAGACACGTTCTTGCGAGCAAAGTCGGAGTTTCTTACGCTCTCAAACGGAAATTGGGAATTACCGTTTGGAGAGAGCTTTCAGACGACGTTAATCAGGGCCTCCGTACAGTGAAGGAGAGCCAGGT ATTCCAAAAAACCGAATCAGTCTTCAAGAATACAGCTGAAGTTACGACCAGCATTCTCGGAGGCTTGGGCAGCGGCATTTCCATGAAACTCGGCCAGATGCGCAATTCTGACAGCTTCCGTTCTCTCGAGGAACGTGTCGGCTCTGCTTACGAGAATGTCAAG ACAAAAGTCGTGCCCTCAAGGTCAAATTCAACTCAGAGTTTCGACGAAGCGTTGCGAGAAGCCGAAGCATCGAGACGAGCATCAGCAGCACCAATGGCGACGAGCCCGACCATTCCCGAGGACAAACTTCTGTCTTAG